The following proteins come from a genomic window of Rutidosis leptorrhynchoides isolate AG116_Rl617_1_P2 chromosome 10, CSIRO_AGI_Rlap_v1, whole genome shotgun sequence:
- the LOC139872821 gene encoding F-box/LRR-repeat protein 3-like, which translates to MESSCLIISILTDDLLLRILDCLHDDPDRKSFRLTCKCFHKIESVHRTRIKFFRPEFIPDLLRNYTRADTLDFSVCPRIYDGTIAVLLNNVSCFGWAGRVRKLVLSRTTSLRYSGLEMLIRSCPKLQSVDVSHCCHFGDREAAAISFAGDLKEVKLDKCLRVTDVGLAKIAIRCQNLEKISLKWCLEITDLGIDLLSNKCPNLKHLSVSYLKLSNESLRSISNMKKLQVLSMVGCGLVSDEGLHFIGNGCPSLQTIDVSRCEHISSTGLISIIRGCKGLQKLIAGYYFLELSTSVSHNLKDLKRLKTIRVNGAQVNDYFFQMISTNCLFLVEVGLSKCEGVNDSGIIQLAYNLPNLQILDLTCCNDVTDMAILAIARSCTNLLCLKLESCCLLTEISFGYLGSSCLLLEELDLTECRVNDKGLEKLSKCLELRCLRLGICADISDKGLSYIGSNCKNLKELDLYRCSNIGDDGLDFIANGCKKVRKLNLCYCNKITDKGMAYLSQLEELSDLEMRSLSEVTSTGMTALASGCRKLSELDVKNCGNIIDAGFWSLAYYSWNLQQINLSYCAVSDVGLCMMMGNLTRLQDAKLVNLTNVSVRGYELALRACCARLKKVKLVASLRPLLSIEILESLGASGCRIRWD; encoded by the exons atggAATCATCGTGTTTAATTATATCGATTCTTACAGACGATCTTTTACTACGGATTCTCGATTGTCTTCACGACGATCCTGACCGGAAAAGTTTCCGATTAACCTGCAAATGTTTCCACAAAATAGAATCAGTTCATCGGACTCGAATCAAGTTTTTCCGGCCCGAATTCATTCCGGATCTTCTTCGGAATTACACTCGAGCAGATACGCTTGATTTTTCCGTCTGCCCGAGGATCTACGACGGAACGATCGCTGTTTTATTGAACAACGTGAGCTGTTTCGGGTGGGCGGGTCGGGTCAGGAAGCTAGTGTTATCCAGAACGACGTCGTTGAGGTATTCAGGTCTGGAAATGCTGATTAGATCGTGCCCTAAGTTGCAATCGGTTGATGTGTCTCATTGTTGCCATTTTGGGGACAGAGAGGCGGCGGCGATCTCGTTCGCCGGCGATTTGAAGGAGGTTAAATTGGATAAATGTTTGAGAGTGACGGATGTAGGGTTAGCTAAGATTGCAATTAGATGTCAAAATTTGGAGAAAATTAGTTTGAAATGGTGTTTGGAGATAACTGATTTAGGGATTGATTTGTTATCAAATAAGTGTCCCAATTTGAAACATTTGTCagtttcataccttaag TTGAGTAATGAGTCATTGAGGTCAATTAGTAATATGAAAAAGCTACAGGTGTTATCAATGGTGGGTTGTGGATTAGTAAGTGATGAAGGCTTGCATTTTATTGGAAACGGTTGCCCTTCGCTTCAG ACAATAGATGTATCGAGGTGTGAACATATTAGCTCTACTGGCCTTATTAGTATCATTAGAGGATGCAAAGGCCTTCAAAAGCTCATTGCCGGTTACTATTTTCTC GAGCTTTCTACCAGCGTCTCCCACAATCTTAAGGACTTGAAGCGTTTGAAAACGATAAGAGTCAATGGGGCTCAAGTTAACGACTACTTCTTTCAGATGATCAGCACGAATTGCTTGTTTTTGGTCGAAGTTGGTTTGAGCAAATGTGAAGGAGTGAATGATTCAGGTATTATACAGCTTGCATATAATCTTCCCAACTTGCAGATACTTGATTTGACATGCTGTAATGATGTCACTGATATGGCAATATTGGCCATAGCGCGATCATGTACAAACCTTTTGTGTCTCAAATTGGAGTCTTGCTGTTTGCTCACTGAAATAAGTTTTGGTTATCTCGGGTCATCATGTCTCTTACTTGAGGAGCTCGATTTAACAGAATGTCGTGTGAATGACAAAG GGCTTGAAAAATTGTCTAAATGTTTGGAGCTCCGTTGCTTACGATTAGGGATTTGCGCTGATATATCTGATAAGGGATTGTCTTATATTGGATCAAATTGCAAAAACCTCAAGGAACTTGATCTATACCG GTGTTCAAACATTGGTGATGACGGGTTAGATTTTATTGCTAATGGTTGCAAAAAGGTTAGGAAGTTAAACTTGTGTTACTGCAATAAGATTACAGACAAAGGGATGGCATATTTAAGCCAGTTGGAGGAACTATCCGATTTAGAGATGCGGAGTCTTAGTGAAGTTACAAGCACCGGTATGACGGCTCTCGCGTCCGGATGTCGGAAGCTTTCTGAGCTGGACGTGAAAAATTGTGGGAATATTATCGATGCGGGTTTTTGGTCGCTTGCATACTACTCTTGGAATCTGCAACAG ATAAATCTAAGTTACTGTGCAGTTTCGGATGTGGGTTTGTGCATGATGATGGGGAATTTGACACGCCTGCAGGATGCGAAACTGGTGAACCTAACAAATGTGTCGGTAAGAGGGTATGAACTCGCGCTTAGGGCGTGTTGTGCTCGACTAAAAAAGGTTAAGTTGGTTGCTTCTCTTAGACCACTCCTTTCGATCGAGATACTCGAGAGTCTTGGAGCAAGTGGTTGTAGAATCAGATGGGACTAG